ACTCACAGCCCAGAAACAAGTGATGTATATATTCAATGTATTTTTTACACAAAACGCATATGTTATCACCGTGTTGAATAATTCCCAGTCTATGCAATCTTTTTTTGGTATTAACTCTCCCTATCAGCTTAAACCAAGTAAATAACTCCACTCGTGGTGGAACcaaaccttttcaaatggtTCTGGTGAAACTGTAGCTGGTGACTTCCTCAATTTATTCTGATTTGTTAGGTTACAAGATTCTAATTTCTGAAATCTGATATATGGATGCTGCTCCATATGATCATGTTTTAGGAatcaatattaattaaattaattcttaattcaGTGTTCAGTATATGAGATTCACATTTCAAATAGTACGCGCTATCAGTTGGAAAATAACGATAAATCTATTTTGATGCCCAAAACCATGGTAATGACATGGATTTATTTTTGCTTCCTGCTACAGATGATTGATGATCAAGATCTGGGTTTCTTTGCCAATTTCCTTGGCATCTTCATCTTTGTACTTGTGATAGCTCACCATTTTGTTATAGCTGATCCAAAGTATGAAGGGAACTAGGGTACTGTGTGGTTGTGATTTTGATGTTGTAGACTTGGCTATTTTTCTAATGGAAGTTAAGTTGATATAGATAGGAACGTCATTTTTACCATGTGATGCGAGTTTACTGCTATATCATATCAAAGACTTCATTAACACTAGATGAATTTGCTAAATGAATATTTTGTTCAAAAACCACTTTGAATGATTATTGATTAGCTCTGCTCACTGTTGCTGTGCTCGTTCTTCTCTGCTCACTGCTAGTACTCTGAATTTTCACTACATTGTTGTGCTTTTTGTGCTCAGTGTCTTTAATTCAATGAAGGAATAGATGAACTGAATTAACTCAATTAACTAGATCAAGATGAGCAGATGATGGAATATTTGTTATTGGTTTGGTTAAttcaatgattttttttttctgtgacTATTTTAATGAGTTCAATAGTGATATAATGACTAATGAATGATAAATGTTAATCATTGATGAGATCAAAGGTTATATTAGATTCATTGACACTAGATGAATTTGCTAGATGAATATTTTGTTCAGAAACCACTTTGAATGATTATTGATTAGCTCTGCTCACTGCTGTGCTCGTTCTTCTTTGCTCACTGCTAGTACTCTGAATTTCACTACATTGTTgtgctttttgtttttaattcaatgaACGAATAGATGAACTGAATTAACTCGATTAACTAGATGAGCAGATGATCGAATATTTGTTATTGGTTTGGTTAAttcaatgttttttttttttttgtgactatcTTAATGAGTTCAATAGTGTgatataatgactaataaatgATAAATTGTTAATCATTGATGAGATCAAAGGTTATATTAGATTTTGGTTAGATGTAGTGCTTTAAATTTGGAAGaaattttaaagtttatattagactataattatgttttagtgtattatttataatttatttattattttattataaaacggttTTTTTGGCTAGACCACGGTTGAACTGGTTGGACAAGTGAACCAATGACTAGAACGGTTCAATGATTGGTCTGGTTTTTAGAACCTTGGTAATGAGACAAGCACCTTTATGAGTTTAAATGTTTTCATGATTTGACACTGGAAATGAAAATATAATTGTCTACTCTTTCTATAATAGATGTAGGATATTGAACTTAGTGAGAATAGATTTACATTTACTGATGATCGGTCAAACGAAATTGAAATGCTTGTTTATTTGTGTGGTTTGTGTTTGGGATCAGATATTGTTAgggtagaaagaaagaaagatgtcGGGGCAAACACAGCGTCTGAATGTTGTCCCCACAGTGACGATGCTGGGAGTGGTGAAGGCTCGTTTGGTTGGAGCCACACGTGGTCACGCGCTCCTAAAGAAGAAGAGTGATGCACTTACTGTGCAGTTCAGGCAGATCCTGAAGAAGATTGTGTCTACCAAGGAATCAATGGGTGACATCATGAAGACCTCTTCTTTTGCACTGACCGAGGCAAAGTACGTTGCTGGTGACAACATCAAGCATGTTGTGCTCGAGAATGTTCGAGAGGCCTCCCTCAAGGTCCGGTCCCGGCAGGAGAATGTTGCTGGCGTTAAGCTTCCCAAGTTCGAGTACACCAATGACGGCGAGGTTAACAAGAATGACCTCACTGGATTGGCCCGGGGTGGACAGCAGGTGCAGCAGTGCCGAGCTGCTTACATCAAGGCAATTGAGGTCCTTGTGGAGCTTGCCTCTCTTCAAACATCCTTCCTCACACTTGACGAGGCAATCAAGACTACAAATCGGAGGGTTAATGCCCTTGAGAATGTGGTGAAGCCTAGGTTGGAGAATACCATTAGTTATATTAAAGGAGAGTTGGATGAGCTAGAAAGGGaggatttctttaggttgaagAAGATCCAAGGATATAAGAAGAGGGAAATCGAGAAGCAGATGCAATCTGCCAAGATGTTCGCTGAGGAACAGGTTGCTGAGAAGCTTGCATTGCAAAGAGGTATTTCGCTGAATAATGCTCAAAACATTTTGTCTGCAGCGGCACAGAAAGATGAGGATATCATTTTCTGAGTGTAGAGATTTCGTTTTGTTTGGTTTTCATTGTTCTGAATATAAACTTGCTCTGTTGTCGTGTGCTGCCGCTGCATCTTCCGGTGAGAAACTTCCGCTGCATTGTACCATGAATAAAGGAGCTTGGTTTATGTTCAATTATTTGTTTGCTATTTATGAACACCATTTATATCATATTCAGAGGTATAATAAAGGAGCTTGGTATATGTTCAATTATTTGTTTGTTATTTATGAACACCATTTATATCGTATTCAGAGGTATTGAGACAATCAGCACTTCAAAGTATGATTCTTCTAGTATCTTATGAATTTTAGCTATGTTGTGATTAGCTTTGACTTCCCATTCGAAAGTATGGTACATGATATAATGGAATCTATTTGTTGTAGCTGAAGCATGATTTATGGAACATGTGGAAGAgcaaatttatatttattaggaCTTATATCTTGTGATGCTGATTGCATTAGTTTAGTCTTCCAATTACACTTTCCTTGCATCTAAATTGTATTTGGAGCTTATTAGCTGTATTTCACATTATTGTCTAATCCATCTAGTCCATTCCACCTTGAGGATAGGCTCCGCTGTTAATATTTGTATCAGAAGTATTTTACTTGTTTCAAGACCTCATTGGCAAAATAGTTTTGTATATTTTGAGGTCGTAAAAAAGGCTGAGTAATGCACTTTAGGACaagaaagcaaaaaaaaaaaaaaatggtttTACGGATCTCGAGTcttattaagtttttatttgTTCATTTTAATGATAATCCTCCACTAGATGCTCCTTTTTTTCAATGCTAGTTGCTTAGTTAGCGGCCAAGAGTTACTGCATAAACTTAAGTTGTATGCAGAAAACTTATAGGTGCATAAAATTGGAGGAAGAAACTGAATGGAAATGTTAGTTGAAGACTAAATCTCTATTACCAGCATTTTAATGGTATGGAATGTTGGACTAGGTTTGGAGGGGAGATTGAGATTGGAAGACATTAAGAGATTGAGATTGGAAGACAGAGATTAAGAGATTGAGATtgaattaagtttttatattgTGTTTGTTGTAAAATGTATTGaattctatatttttaatttgggtaaagtactaaattggtcCCCTAGGTTTGGGCGTAATTCTGTTTTGgtccttaaggtttaaagtgttctatttgaatccaaaaaaatttcatttagtATCAATTTAGTCCCACAGTGaggtcaaaattaaataattaacaaaatgttCTACAGAACAACAGTTCAAGAACAAAATTGATAATctggagaacaagtacaagctctagaggtacaaaatcaaccattgatgcattaatacatttatttatcattttctttagttttatagaaaatattttatttatattataaaaaaaataataaataaatatattgatgtATCAATGGTTGATTTTATGCCTCTGAAGTTTGTACTTGTTCTCCGGATTATCGATTTTGTTCTTGTACTGTTTTTATGTAGgacattttgttaattatttaattttgacctCACTGTGGGACTAAATTgattttaaatgaaatttttttggattcaaatagaacactttaaaccttaagaACCAAAAAAGAATTACGCCCAAACCTAGGGgaccaatttagtactttacccttttaatttaaaataaatatagagatTGAAGGatagatttgaaatttgaaaagttaattgaagatatttttgataaaaaaattattaaagttTCTGTTTCTgtcttcaaaattttaattttctgtgTCTCTACCTTCTGAAGGTACTGAAGGGACTAAAATTTTGGAGATAGAAACTAAAAATGTTTTCGTTTCTGACTACCAAACATAATACCGAGTCTTAGTTTCTCAGTCTCAGCTTCCTTAATCAACCGCTATCTAGGTGACAAGAGTCCACAATAAGTAAGCATTTTAAAAGGAAGTGCAGTTATCTGGCTGAAACTTGACATTGAATATTGCATGTCATATATAGTGTGTGCCATTGTGCGAAGCGAAAGAAGGTGCATTATCTGTTAGCACCTTAATTCAAACATTTTCCTGCTTCCTTGTTTCAGCAATGTACAAGTTTTGCAAATTAGGCTACATTTTGACTACTTTTTATACTCATACATTCCAATTTCGTTTAGACTGAAGCAATCAAATTCATATgcacattattattattattgttttggTTTCCATATGCCCAAATTTTGATGAGGAATGTTCTGTGAGATTCTGAGTATTGCTTGGCCCATCATTTTACATTATCAATTTCgttattttgtaaattttgTTTCACCGGTTTAATTCAACCCAAATTTGAGTATCCATTAAGTTACATGGTATGCTTTTGGACGTTAATGAAGTTATATTAGTTTATTCCTGACAATTAAAATAGTCAAGTTAACCCATTGGATTTTCTAGACAAGAAGGTCGGCTgtattctcaatttttttaacgAATAATCTAGTTTTATTAACAACTAAAtcaaagtatttttttatatgaactAAAGCAATgcaaatattttaatataagaaTTCATAGTGAGATTCTTACACCTGAAACATACCAGCTTTCTgtataaataaattaagaaagaaTCTCAGCATCGTAATATTAACTCCAACACAAATAATGAATCTAGAAAAATAGACTAACCACATGAAAAGTAGAGAGAAAATGTTTAAATGCAATacttaattaaaattatgaaatacTTGAAGCCatgacttttttttatttttcatttgtcAACGATTATCAATATTTACAAAGAAGATCATGATAAAATTAAATGAGATATTTtgataagaaaaaaatagaagcaAAATATCACTAacaattttgataatttatgGCTATGATTATTCATGCAAGCAACATAACAATTACAAATAATTATTTGAGTCATAATACATGTAAACCTTATGATAAAGTAATCACAAAGCAAAACCACATCATCAAAGTAAAAATGCTCCACACACAAATaacattttatatataaattttaaattattatctctctagcaaaatttttatttttcatatatacttttttttttgagaagttCATATATATCTATCCTAccatatttttctaattatttttagatgATTCTATACTACTATTTATACTTCTATATACATCTACATTTTTCTAGATTATTCTATGATCTTCCACAATCTTCTAGAACCTTCTAGGGTGTTCTGGAACTTTTTAGGATATTTTAGAACGTTTCGAAACCATCCAGAACATTTTCAAATACTCCAAAAAATTATACAAACACTGTTAAATTTAATCTTCTAAAATTTATCGTGACATTCTTCCACACCTAATGCGTAGATGTCTTCGTCGCGTTCTGTTTATGATAGCACTCTAGGTGTTCTTGGAATTACTATACATCTTCACGAGCTTTCCAGCTACTTTCGGTTACCGGGAGTCATTTCCACTTGATCAAGTAGTGGATACTTAGTGGTATTCCTCTTCGTCGCACGATGCTATTAGCTAAGAtctcttcaatttttttatcaaatgaTCTAGTCACCACAGGCGAAGTATGACTTGAGTCACCTCTATTCGGCTCCTTTTGGTCTTCATGATATGGTTTAAGCATACTCACATGGAAGACCGGGTGGATCTTCATGGAGGGAGGAAGTTGTACTTTGTAAGCAACCTTCCCAACACGTCCAATGATCTCAAATGACCCTTCGTATTTGCGGAGTAAGCTCTTATGAACCTTGCGAAAGGCTTTGAATTATTGTGGAAGAAGTTCaatcaaaatttttatctatttggttatttttgttaatactTAGGTTCTTGTTTTTCCTTGTTTATTTATGTGTTTTACTTATATTTCTTACTTTCTTTATGAGATATTACCCTTGTTGCTTGGAGCTTGGTTGTGACTATTTTGTAGGGTATAATGAATTCAAATTGGGATTGCATCTTGGAGTGGGAGAAACGGTGGAGGGAGGAGCAATCTTTCCCATACTACACGAGTCAAATCCTTCCCCAAACTCTCCCCTATATAAATATTAAACCCAAGGATATGAAAGATACCCCATACACAACCCCCAACCACCAAACCTTCAAGTACCACACCATACACCTCCATGGAATCAAAATATCTATACACCTTGTTACCAACCATATGAACCATCAGCCCCTTATACACCACCTCAATATCCCCACCCACATGACACTCCTTCCAACTACACAGTCTTTCTCCCAATCTTTGAACCTTCTCTTCCACCTAAATGTGAAACTTTTCAACCATTGTCCCAAGAACAACAAGACCTTCAAGCATTCTTCCAAAAGCAAGAAGGGTTCCGAAGGAAGCAAAGGGAGTTCATGGCCACCATAGCCGAAGCGGTGAACCGCTTGACCTTACTACACTCAAGTAATCAAGACATTCCCCTTGGGGAATGTGGAGTAGCAATGAAGGAGTGTAGTAAGGAGGAAAACATGGAGCCTCAACATAAGGAAGAAGAGAAGCCAAGGCTTGAGCaaaaagagcaggaaagtagaACTAGTAaaccagaagaggtaaatggagAATTGAGAGAGTTTGATCAAAAAGTGGATTCTAACATCAATGATTTTTTGTCCACCTTGGTTAACCCCCTCAATGATCTTAAGGAAGCTTTCCCATTGGAGTTTGAGAAAGGTAGGGAAGAGCTTGAAAAGAGTGGTGAGGAGGAGGTAGACACCCAAAAAGTGGAAGCAATTATGCAAGAGCTCAATAGAGTGACTCCAACCCAAGGACAAATTGAGTGGGTAACAATATCTTCAATGAGCTTCATAGGCCCATGCCAATATGCTCTCTTGGAAACGGATCACCAATTTAAGGTGCTTCTTGGGGTGTTAAATGGTGAAGGAATGGGTGTTGGTTGTCAAAGGAATTCAAGGCATAAATGGTGCAAGGTTCAATTGGGAGGATTCCAAGATCTCATTGGTTGTTTCAAAGATGCTTGGAGAGGTTGTTCATCTAAGGGCACAAGTAAAAGTCAACAAGAGGATGATAGAGAAACCAAAGTGTGGAATTCGAGCATACATCGTTACAACCAACAATTTTGGATCCCAATTTCTTCCTTGAGGTTGTTTGAGAGCTTAATGTACTTCGTTTGGGATCTCGGAGGATTTTTGAAGAGCAAGCATGGTTGGCAACTCAAGGATGGATGGAAGCACAAGCCTCCTTGATGTGAGCTCCAACCAAAGTCCAACTTGAGGACTTAaaaccaaagtgctaggtgggagacatcCCACCATGGTAATATCTTTTCAACCCTTCTTTCTTTTAACTTGTGTTTATTGAATTTTGCTTCTTTGATTAGCTAGTTTGATTAAATTCTAGGTTTAAATTAGTTGTATTTTATGTTTGATCATGTGTTTTTGAAgaatgatgtgttttgggcttGAAAACCTTTGATTGATAGCATGGTTGGTGCCTTAGAGGCATTAAAAATATTGCAGAGACAGAgttctgtgcgtacgcatagccttgtgcatacgcacacttcTCCTGTTTTTTCCCATCTATGTGTGCGCACACAAATGCGCGTACGCACACCTATTTGCAGCGTTCTGTTCGCAGTGCTCGCATCCTCTACGCACGCGCACCCCACCACATTTTCattctgtgcgtgcgcacgcatcactgtgcgtacgcacacatggtCATTTAATCTGTTTTTAAAAAAGTGATTTGTGCATGGCCGTGCGCATGCACATGCCTTGATACCCCCTCTGCCAGCAGCGTTTGCATGCTCTGTGCGTATGAACGCCCTTGATCTTTGCTGGTGTGCATACACACACattcttgtgcgtacgcacgagtCGCGTTCTGTGCAATAATTTGAAAGCTACCCTGTTGCGCCACTCCTCACCCCCTTTCTTCTTTCCATCTTTTTTCTTCTACCCACCGCTGCTGCCGGAGCTACCACCACCActacccctctctctctctctctctctctctctctctctctctctctctctctctctctctatttcttctcttttcttcttcttctccttctcctttcttttatttcttcttccttctttctttttcttctcttctctctttcttcttttctccgGCAAAACACCATCGCCGTGAGCCTCACAGTGGCTATCACAAGCGCCACTGTTACCTATCCCTTTCTTTTTCATCCTTCAACTTTTcaattttcttgatttaatcttctTTGATATGTTTAGTTGCTTgcttaatttatgttttttattaaaCTTTGATAATTTAGCTTAagttttgtttaattatttgtttgttGCATTGCAAGTGTTCAATTTTTGACTTATGGGTTGGTCATGCTTGAATTTTGGCTTGAATTTCTTGAATTTATGCACTGTATACCATGTGTTCAACATCATGCCTGAATAAACTTTTTGTTTAATGAATgtgttgtagctaccatataTGTTAGACTATATCCTTGTTTGGCATTCTAATCAAGAATTGTGCACTTTTGAACGATTATGATGTTATTTTGGGATTGCAATTTCAATAATGTACTTGTTCATTGTCTTGAGTTACTAGCACcaaattgattttgaaattgactttttgtctcttatttggTGCAATTTTTAACAAGTACATATTGAATTTAGTGAATTGAGTGGAATTGCTTGTTCATCCTGGTTTTTAAGTCAATATAATCACATCACAAGGTATTTGCTCCTTTTAATGCTTTGCATTTGTTTGAGTTGGCTTGACTTGATTCTTATCAAGACTGGTCACTTTTTGTAGCAAGCACCTTCCCATGTGATTATTGCCttattcttaagaatgaatagGTAGTTTCTCTTCATCATTGCATTGATTATTATTTGTTGTGctattttatatcaatttttcTCTTTCACTTGCACAACTTTAATATCCAATAATTCCTAAACTCAATTCACTCTTGTAGTAATTGCCTAAGTTTGCTTGTCCTTAATTGATAGTCATCTATTGCTTGCATCTTAGGCCATTTAATTGAGGAACTCATACTTACTTTTTGATTGTGTGGATGCCGTTTTAACCGGCCGTTGTGTGTATTCTAACCGCGCGCATAATTGGAATACACACGGGGCTCATTTTCATCATATCACACCACTATGCAAACATCCTCAGTTAAAtacttgtttgttttctttttgctCCAAGCATACAATGTATTTGCTCCCTCCTTTACCTTTTTGTGCCACTTGCCCTATGATTCTAATTATACCTTATTCATTGTTTTTGAGAATGGGACACTGAGGATGGAGATGTCAAGCATGCTTTGGACTTGGCAATTCTACACAACCTAAGTCCCCGCATCCGCCAACCGAAACTGGAGCTCTTGAGAGACATTCTTCCCGGATTGTGTTCgtgcacggaggaccgtgcaacgcttaagtgtgggggaagATTCGTCATTTTGGGGTGTAAATTCTCTTTCCGGAACACTTTGCactctattttttgttttctttttctatgtttCTTGAAGATATTTGAGTGCTTTTGACTGTTGCattacatttttttcttttggtatatatattttagtttatttctAGTTATTGCATTTGGCATTTTTGTTTTTGCAtgattggtggacgaaattgtgatcctcaaagttggtctctttgtatttgtatgaaatcaaaaataccccaaagagatcatggtgtgatgaattgggatcttaataatccctggtgtgatcataactccgttcaacttaaccagcaagtgtactgggtcatccaaataataccttacgtgagtaagggtcgatcccacagagattgttggtatgaagcaagctatggtcaccttgtaaatctcagttaggcagattaaatggtttatgatgagttcgaaaattaataataaacagaaaataaaaagggatagaaatacttatgtaaatcaatagtgggaatttcagataggcgtatggagatgctgtgctcctcttgtatttctactttcttattacattcatccaattcttcttactcttttccatggcaagctgtatgtagggcatcaccgtcttcaatggctacttttcatcctttCAGGAAAATGGTcttatgcgctgtcactgcatggctaatcgtctagaggcatcacccttgttgatggctacatcccatcctctcagtgaaaatggtccaaatgctctgtcacagcacggctaatcatctgtcggttctcaatcaggttggaatagaatcccttgattcttttgcgtctgtcactaacgctcagccttcaggagtttgaagctcattacagtcattcaataccggaatcctactcagaataccacagacaaggttagactttccgaattcccgggatcctactcggaataccacagacaaggttagactttccggatccccatgaatgccgccatctatctagcttataccatgaagattctgttggggaatctaagagatatgcgaccggcctaaagtagaacggaagtggttgtcagtcacgcgcgttcataggtgagaatgatgatgagtgtcacgaatcatcacattcatcaatttGAAGTGCAaagtatatcttggaataagaataaaagagaattgaatagaaagtaatggtaattgtattgaaacttgaggtacagcagagctccacacccttaatctatggtgtgcagaaactccaccgttgaaaatacataagcgaaaggttcaggcatggccgaatggccagccctcccAAAACCtaatcaatagcctcttaagatgaagaataaaacaaaactgagaccaaagatgaaacgtggtccaaagagacgtctaatacaatagttaaatgtcctatatatactagactagctactagggtttacatgagtaggtaattgatgcataaatccacttccggggcccacttggtgtatgcttgggctgagcttgatctatccacgagctgaggcttttcttggagttgaatgccgagttatagcgtgtttctggcgttcaactccgggttatgacgtgtttctggcgtttaactccagacagcagcatatacttggcgttgagcgccactttacgtcgtcaatttccgaataaagtatggactattatatattgttggaaagctctggatgtctactttccaacgatgttgagagcgcgccatttgaagttctgtagctccagaaaatctatttcgagtgcagagaggtcagaatccaatagcatcagcagtccttttgtcagcctcctatcagagttttgctcaagtccctcaatttcagccaaaaattacctgaaatcacagaa
Above is a genomic segment from Arachis stenosperma cultivar V10309 chromosome 1, arast.V10309.gnm1.PFL2, whole genome shotgun sequence containing:
- the LOC130969710 gene encoding dolichyl-diphosphooligosaccharide--protein glycosyltransferase subunit 4A-like — translated: MIDDQDLGFFANFLGIFIFVLVIAHHFVIADPKYEGN
- the LOC130969697 gene encoding V-type proton ATPase subunit D-like, translated to MSGQTQRLNVVPTVTMLGVVKARLVGATRGHALLKKKSDALTVQFRQILKKIVSTKESMGDIMKTSSFALTEAKYVAGDNIKHVVLENVREASLKVRSRQENVAGVKLPKFEYTNDGEVNKNDLTGLARGGQQVQQCRAAYIKAIEVLVELASLQTSFLTLDEAIKTTNRRVNALENVVKPRLENTISYIKGELDELEREDFFRLKKIQGYKKREIEKQMQSAKMFAEEQVAEKLALQRGISLNNAQNILSAAAQKDEDIIF